From Verrucomicrobiota bacterium:
TGAGTTTCCGGATAGTCTTATTCTTCTATCTGAATCCGAAGACTTGCTCATGCTTTCTGACGCTGCCGTTTACGCGATGAAAACGCTCTCACCTGGATGGCGTCGGGTGGGAAAAGTGATGGGTGTTTTCCCGAAGCCTTTACGCGACTTTGGTTACCGCTTTGTTGCCGCTATCAGAAAAAAGATTTTCAAGAAACCAGAGGGAGTATGCCCCTTGGTTGCCCCTGAATTGAGGGAACGTTTTTTGCCTTAATTAGGCTGTCTACCATTCAGGTCTTTATTACTTCGTTAAGTAACCGTGTTTGTCCAGGAAGACCAACATGTCTCCTACCGTTTTGTAGTAATAGGGGTTTTTACCGTTGTTGTAATTGAAAAATCCATGAGTCTGATCCCGATACGCGAAGATTTCACACTGACTGCCTACTTTGTCCATGGCACGTTGATAATCGTAGGCTTGTGTAATCGGAACCGTCGTGTCCGCCATTCCGTGAAATATGATGGCGGGTGGAATGCCTTTTTTGACTGCCTGCAAGGGAGAGGCTTTTTCCCCAACGAGTTTGGACGGATCCAACGCTGGGTTGAACAACAGCTGCAGACTGGGGTTGAGAGGAATGCCCAGGTCGTCGTTAGGTGAATCGAAACCGGGGAGAGTGGCCACTGCGGCGGCCAAGTGTCCTCCTGCCGAGCCACCACCTACAGCGATGCGATCGGGGTCAATGTTTAGCTCCTTGGCATGGGCGCGAACCCATCGGAAGGCGGATTTCGCATCTTTAATGCAAGGGGAAATATCCGGATGTTCGCTGTCGCCGACGTAGCCTCGGTATTCTACGGAGATGGATACGATGCCAAAGCCTGTTAGGGTCTTTCCATGTTCAAAGAATTGTCCGGCCTTACCTTCCCGCCAGCCACCTCCATGGTACCAGACGATGGCCGGAGATGGGGTCGATTGTTTTTCAGGTTTGAAAATAAAAAGGGCCAGATTACGGCCTTCGACTTTTTTGTAAATGACGACTTCCGGGTCCTGAGCGGATAATACTCCGGTGAGCACGAGAGAGATGATTAGGGGCAATAGTGTTTTCATTGTGCTGTTTGTTAGCTGTAGGAGCGGGTTTATCCCGCGATTGATCCTTGATGCTCGTTATTGTATTTGGGTAGGGCTACCTCGCCGAGGGCGCCGATTCGGACAGATCGGCGATCTGTCCCTACCTTGAAAAATCCTATTTCAACCTTACCTCAATATCGCTGAACCAGAGTCCGCCACCATCGGCATTTCGATGATCGGTGGAAATGGTGATTCCGTTGAAGTTCTCATTTCCTTTCCAAATCGTGGGTCGACCTTCGCCTTCGCCACCTCTTATGAAGTTCCAGGCGGTCACATTGTAATCTTTGTCATAGAACAGTTCATACACATCTCCAGGCGTATAGCCGTCTTCTTTATTATAAATAACCCGCAACTTCTGAACCGTCGCACCACTGATCGGATCTTTCACGTTCTCCTCTTCCTCAAAGTTCAGGCTAGGATCCCAGACAATCTGAAACGGAAACAGCAACCAAAACACATCGTTTATGAAGTTCTGATCGATTTTCGGATCCATTCCTTCTCCACGGGTATAAGTTACTTCGTCCTGGTGTGAATACACCCTGTCTTCTTTCGGGTGCCAGGTCCAGGTCCTGCCAAATTCAGCGCGCGGACTTTTAACGTTAAAGGTATAGGTAATCGACTCGACCTTGTTCCAGTTTTTCAGCCCGTACTTCTGGGCTATGAGGTAAGCAGCGTCATGAGCGTAAGTCGTTGAGTTGAGCACTAGCACTAGAAGAAACGGAAGGAGAATTTTCATATCAATAGGTTGAAGTGGAGTAGGTTGACTTGGGCCATGCGGCTTAGCAATTGGAATTTAATTTGCATTAACAGCACGGGAAAATAAAAAACACTGAAACCCAATGCCATTTGGGTTGGTTCAGTGTCGCGGTCAATTACTGGTCACCACAGATAAAGGTGGAATCCTCCCGCGGTCAACATGCCGAGGACTGTCCCTGCGATCAAGTCTGATGGGTAGTGAACTCCCAGGTATAAACGCGATAGCACCACCAAAAGAGCCCATCCACCGACAACAACGGTTATCGGATGACCAAAAAACCATAAAGAACAGAATAAACCCACTGAGGTAGCGGCGTGTGTGGACGGCATGGAGTGGTTCTTCGGTACCCAAACGATGGCCTCATGCTCTGCAATTGCGACGAATGGTCGGGGACGCTTCAGCAGCGGGCGCAAGATAAAGTTGCCAATCCCCCAAGCCACAAATGCCGGTAACATGGAAAGCAAGAACTGATCGCTGATCGGCGTGGATTGCCCAGTTCGCCTTAGTAGGTACAAGCAAGCAGCCAAAACGATCCAAACTGGGGCTGACCCGGAATAGGTGGCGATTTGCATCAACCAGGTCAGCGGGCGGTTGCGCAAACGATTACACGAAAGGACTATCGTCCGATCCAATGCCAGAAGCTGTGTAAGTATGTCCTTCACTACCGCTCGGAGCCAAAGTGCAAGCTGGATGTGTCAATCGCGAGATGTTTGGTATGGCACTCATTTTTCCAGACACTGCTCCATCCTCGATTGAGCTTCATCGTGTAGATTGATAACAATCCGGCTGGTGTACTATTTGCCTTACCTGATCCTTGGAAAATCATTCTCAAATGGTGTAACGGAAGGCTTACCTTACGAGCACTTTATTCGAATTGTTTTCGGGGTGGATACCTCAAACGCTTACGTCTTTATCTAATGGGCGTGGCAAGGAACATCCATGCGGTAAAATGGCCTCACCGCTAATTGGTGAATTTTATCAGGAACTACAACTCTACACACATTCAGGTGGCTTTACACTATCCTTGATGGATTATGCTCATGAACCGTTACTTCGATTGACAGAACGAGTGGGACGCAAAAAAATCCACCACTTATGGAGTCTACGACCGAAGCCTGATATTATGATTTCAAACGCACACACCTTTTACCTCTCAGGGAAGGCATGGTGGCAGGAATCTTCGCTCTTTCAGAGGTGGACCCCCGCCTCTCTCCTCCTGTTGTTTCTTGGACTACATGGACTACTTGGGGGACTTCGTAGCGACCATTTCGTGATTTCTGCAACGATGGGTGTGCTCTATTACATAGGTCCCCTGGGGCATTTCCTGCTTCGTTTCCTCATGCCCTTGTTGGTCGTCTTAATCGTTTATGACTCTCAGCAGTACTATGCCCCGCTAATCCATCTGAGATCAGCAGTTCCACATCCTTATTTCCTTCTGAATCTCCGATTACCTTTACGTCTTTACTGTCGATTTCGTCCGGATCAACAGCCAGGTTGAAAAAGATTGAGAATTGTGCAAATTGAACGTCGGTGATATCATTAATCGCGTCCAGGACCTCAACAAAATTAAGAGTCGATTTGACGGCAGGCAATGGATCTGTTATGCCTTGGGTTAAGGCAGCTATTTCTCCGGCAGGAATAGTGGTCTCGACTGTTCCGATACCTTTGACTCCATCCAGCAGATTAACAGAATAGCCTCCGTTGGCAGTCGCATCCAGAGGCCCCATCCAATATTCGGCCGTGATTTTATCGGCCTGTTGGTCGTCAACCGAATAAAATCTATAGGGTATCGATTTTCCTTCCGCCTCTCCACTGCCTGTAATTTCCAGGATTTGGGAGTGGATTGTGTTAACTTCAACGTCCTTGTTAAAGTCGATAAACAGCTTCACGAGGCCAAACCCGAGAGGACCGGTCAGTTGGCCTTCACCGTTCAAGGGCGGATCGAAGCTCACATCCAGAACCGCCGGCATGGGATCGTTGATGTCCTGGACAAACTGTATGAGTTCCCCCGCTGGAAGAAATAGTAACTCTCCTACGCCACTCCTCACCTGATCCGCTACCAGCTTTAGCGAGTAGGTGCCGTTGGCACTGGAATCGAAAGGACCCAGTGTATACCAGGCTTCGGTTATGCCATCTTCTTTAAAAAACCTGGTGTAATAGCTAATAGGTATTGTTTTTCCAAGGGTTTCCCCTGCGGATCCTTCGCATACAAGGTCGCCTTCACCGACAGTGTTAGTGATAACTTGATGGTAGTTAATTGAAAGAATTAAGGTTGTGCCTCCCTTGGAACCGGTCAGTTGTTTTTCCTCCCCAAATATAGCAGTGAAGTTGTTACCTGTAATTCCATGGTCGGCAAACAGTCCAGGGCACAAAACAGTCATTGCCGCGCCGATTAGTAGGGGGATTTTGAATGAGAGTGGTGTATATTTTATAATCGATTAATGTATGGATAAACTGGATCCCGCAGAGAGTGGGGTTTACTGACTGTCGAAGGTAAAAGCAGATTTAGGATAAATCGATTGGCTCGTTGAAAAACCGATTAGAATATCAGAAGTTTTCAGACTTTGGGCAAGGAAGAATTTAATGGACGTTGTGAAATTTATACATGGTACGCCAGGGCAATCGCGCTGGTTTCTTGGGCAAGTTTCATAGTCAAGCTGGGTTTTGGCGTTCCCAGGTTTGTCTCGATTGTTCCGACTGAGCATTTAGGCTCGGGTAACCGCCAGTGAGGAACAACGGGAGCAACTAAAAATAACCGCGACGTAAGAGAAGAGTTAGTAGGTAATAAAAAGCCTCCATAGCTACTAGATAATGATGTGTAAGAGGATTATCTGTTTAGGGTATGAAAGCTGTTTTAAAGAAGTTGGGCTTCTTTAATGCGAATAGTTTAGTCCGAATAGGCTTTCTGAGACAAGCCCTGTTTCATAGTAATGCAGTGGTGTGATAGAGTGTGTGACACAGGGGAGTCTTGCGGCTCCTAAGATTTCTTATCCTGGTATTTGGTTTCCCCTTGCAACCTAGGAGGGCAGGGAATCCGATGGGGCATGCCTATTCTGAAAACACTGTTTCTTTCCTCGGTCTTTTTATTCTTTCAATTAACGGTAGTGAGTGCTGAGGAGAGCACACGTATCGTTATGGGTAATCTTACGAGTTCCACTACGGGGGCATCGCCGAAGCTCGAGATTTACCTGCCGGTAGAAAAAGGACGCAGTGACATCGGCGTCATCATTTTTCCCGGAGGAGGTTATCGAGGATTAGCTGAACATGAAGGAGCCGGTTACGCACATTTCTTTCAATCGAAGGGAATTGCGGCTTTTGTCGTTGAATATCGATTGGCTCCGGGAGGGCACAAGCATCCGGCGATGCTGGAAGATGCGTTGGCGGCGATTCAAACCGTTCGTTCCCGTGCGGCTGAGTTTGGGGTCGATCCAATCAAAGTGGGTGTTATGGGTTCTTCAGCCGGAGGTCATTTAGCCGCTCACACGGTTACGGCATACGGGGAATACTCAGAAAAGCTAAGACCGGCTTTTGGCGTTCTCTGTTATCCGGTTGTTGAGATGGATGGAGTTTATACCCACAAAGGATCACGTCAGAATCTTCTGGGCGAGGCTCCTTCCCGGGAATTGAAGCGCTCGGTTTCGCCCGAACTTAAAGTGACTACAAAGACACCTCCTTGCTTTATCTGGCATACGGTTGAGGATCCGGTTGTTCCGGTTGAAAACAGCCTGATATTTGCTTCGGCTTTGCAGGCTCACGGCGTTCCTTTTGAGCTTCATGTTTTTCCGAAAGGGCGGCATGGACTCGGAATGAAAACTGATTATGGATGGGAAGATTCCCTGGTTCGCTGGTTGGGGAAATTGTTTGAGTGAGGGTAGGTTTGCTTTGGTGTCAGGCGTTGGTATTCAGTGACGAGAAACACGAAATTAAACGATCGGTCGGGTGTTAATCTTACCGGACTCTCGTTATAGAGTCTTACCATACTAAGACGAAGAATTTTTGGTAGATTGGGATCGCCGACTCCATCGAGAGGTAATCCGGACCACCTTTCTATGAATCTGCTAGAACATTCCCTTTGGACTTTGCCACAGGGTTATAATTTCACTTTCGATCAATCGCGGTGCGATCCTGGCCGAAGGGTAGAACAGAAAGCCTTTGATACAACGTGGTCTCGCCACGTGGAGTGGCTTTCTGACCTGCGCGATTTCAATTACTTATTTAAACAATTAAAAGAGTTAAAAAGTACTTGTGGTATGGGTAAGGTGGTTTGTATGGTTTCAGCGTTCTCAAACTCTTTTGTTCTCCATCATGATGCTCCGATTCGTTTCTAAAGTTTTTTCTGCTATCTTTCTATTCTCACTTTTGCCTGCAATGGCATATGCCAATGCTCATGAAGCATCGGTGCCAGTCCTGGATTCTGGCGATACCGCCTGGATGCTTACTGCAACCGTTCTTGTCTTGTTTATGACTTTGCCCGGACTCGCTTTATTTTATGGCGGGCTGGTGCGTTCCCAGAATATCCTCTCCGTGCTAATGCAGTGTTTTGCTGTAGCCTGTCTTGCTTCGGTCCTTTGGGTCGGCGGTTTGTATAGTCTCGCATTCTCGGACGGAAATTCCTGGATCGGGGATTTTCAACACCTGTTTCTGAAAGGAATTTCGGTAGGTGAACTGAATGGTGGTACCTTTCCTGAAACGGTGTTTATCATGTTTCAAATGACCTTCGCGATAATTACCCCTGGTTTGATCATTGGTGCGTTTGTCGAGCGGATGAAATTTTCAGCCATCCTCCTTTTTAGTACGTTATGGCTGATTGTAGTATACGCCCCGGTTTGCCACTGGGTATGGAGCAGTAACGGTTGGATGTTTAATAACGGAACGATCGACCTGGCAGGCGGTATCGTGGTTCACGCTACAGCCGGAGTTTCGGCTCTGGTTCTGGCAAAAATGTTAGGTCCCAGAAAGGATTTCCCGAATCGGTTACATCCGCCACACCATCCGGCGATGGTGATGATTGGTGCTTCCATGCTTTGGGTTGGTTGGTTCGGCTTTAATGCCGGATCGCAAGTGGCCGCAAATGAGGCTGCAGGTATGACCATGTTGGTCACTCATATTTCCGCCGCTGTAGCCAGTTTAACCTGGATGGGTATTGAGTGGATGAAAACTGGGAAACCTGGTTTGGTAGGAATTGTTACCGGTGTGGTTGCGGGTCTGGCGACAATTACTCCCGCTTCCGGCTCAGTGGGACCTATGGGTGCTATGTGCATCGGGTTTCTGGCCGGGTTCGTCTGTTACTTTGCCTGTGGCATCGTTAAAAACAAATTGAAAATCGACGACTCCCTGGATGTCTTCGCCGTTCACGGAGTGGGCGGAATAATGGGGACTGTTATGGTTGCCGTGTTTGGGGTCGCCGCCTTTGGTGGTTCCAGCGATCATCAAATCGGTGCTCAGCTCGTTACTCAGATTAAAGGAGTTGGCTTTACGGTTCTGTGGTCCGCCATTGGAACCGCAGTCATTGTTTTCATCTGCCGAATGACCACCGGATTACGGGTGGATGAAGAAGCAGAGCACACAGGTCTTGACCAAGCAGAGCACGGTGAAACATCATATAATTTCGAATAAACTTTATTCTATTCTCAATCCCGACGAATTCTCATGAAATTAGTAAAAACCATTATCAAACCTTTCAAACTGGAAGACGTTAAAGAAGCCTTATCTGAAGTTGGAGTTGTCGGAATGACTGTGACTGAGGTTAAAGGATTTGGTCGGCAGAAAGGCCATACCGAGATTTACCGCGGAAGCGAATATACGGTTGATTTTATCCCGAAGACCCAGATCGAGATTGTTGTCGACGACGGCATGGTTGAAGAGGTGATTAAGGCGATAGTGAAATCCGCCAAAACCGGAAAAATTGGTGACGGAAAAATCTTTGTCATTCCTGTCGAAGTTGCGGTGCGAATTCGTACCGGTGAGACAGACACGGACGCTTTGTAATTAGTCGTTCGCTCCCCAAAAGGGACATTTTAATTTTATAGCTACTCAGCATTTTTCGCTGAGTAGCTATTTTTATCGCCAAGGTGCCGACAGTTTCTTAACTAACATAATCACTTTGTTGTTATGGATATTGAAGAAACACCCACGCCTCGGAAAGGCACGCACCCTATTCTATGGGGCGCTTTAATACTTATTATTTTCAACGTCTTTCTATTTTTGGGGAAAACGCTCTATGAAAATAAGAAGTCGAAAGAGAATAAAATAACCTCAATCAGTGCCGATACTTCTGATTTTTTGCCGGTCGCTAAAGTAGATGCCCAACCCTTGATTTCGGCTACACGTCGATTACTGGAAGCTTTGGATTATGTAGGGGCTCCACTGGGAGAGGAGGACTTGATATCAATTCAAGCACTGGTGAAGGAGTCGGATGCAGAAATGGTGATAACTGGAATCCAGGCTATTTTGGACAGGTATTGCGTTGCCAGTGTTCACATCAATCCGGAAAGCCGTGTAATGGTGGACACGGGTCCGGTTGAAAAGAAACTGGTTCAACAGGGTTGGCGGACATTTTTGGTCAAAGTGCATAACGAAGCGGGCATAACGCCTCAGCTTATTGCCGAAAGCCCGAACGCCGCTCCCCAGTATCGTAGGAGCACCGGTTCCAATGCACCTTCCATGGATATTTCCATGGCTGATGTGGCTCAGCGTTGGCTCGACCTTGAAATGGTAAATGGTCGGCCATTAAATCCACGGTTGTCTGGCCTCGCTTTGGAATACCGCATCATTCAGCTATATAGTAGGGATGTTGGGCATCGAGAAGCTACATTGGCTTTCCACGTGGGACAGGGGACTCAGGATATAGGTTTTCGAAATGAGACTGCGATTCTATTTAATTGTGAGCAGGCGGTTGAAGTTATACTCGGAGTTAAAGACTTCGATGGAAAAGGAACGAGTGCAGCGTTTGTGATTAAAGACGAAGATGGCCGTGTGTATCCGAACCCGGCACGACGTCTTGCCCCCGATTTTTTCTTTCACGATCAAGTATACCGGGCTGATGGAGAGTCGGTGTTATTGCCGCCAGGAAAGTTTAGTGTTACGGTTTCTCGTGGACCTGAATATATTCCGCAGGATTCGGAGCTAATTGTTAAGGATGGAGTTGAAAGGCAGACCGCGAATTTCAAGCTTCAGCGATGGATTCATATGGCTACCCAAAGTTGGTATTCAGGGGATCATCACGTGCATGCCGCCGGTTGCGCTCATTATGAAAATCCGACCGAAGGTGTGACTGCTGAAGACATGATGCGACATATTTTGGGAGAAGATCTCAATGTAGGTTGTGTACTTACCTGGGGCCCTTGCTGGTATGCGCAAAAGGATAATTTTGAAGGACAGATCTCCGCACTGTCCAAAGATGACTACCTCATGCGATATGATGTGGAGGTGAGTGGATTTCCTTCCTCACACGCTGGCCATCTTTGTTTGCTGCGTTTGAAGGAAGACGATTATCCCGGAACTACATTGGTAGACGAATGGCCCAGCTGGACCTTGCCTGTTTTAAAATGGGGGAAAGATCAGGGTGGGGTGGTCGGTTACAGCCACAGTGGTTGGGGGCTTGGCTTGCCCGATATTGGGCCGGATGGGGAAAGGCTTGCTACGATGCCATATCGAAATCCTGGTCGAGGACAAGCGAGGCAGGGACGGGCAACTGATTTACTACCAGACTATGCAATGCCACCATTTGATGGAATTGGTGCCAATGAATACATAGTCGCGGTTGCTCACGATGTTTGTGATTTTATTTCGTCTGTAGATACTCCGCCCATTTGGGAATTGAATATCTGGTACCATACATTGAATTGTGGTTTCCGGGCTCGCATTTCTGGTGAGACCGACTTTCCCTGTATTTACGGCGACAAAGTCGGATTAGGGCGGATCTATGTGAAACTGGATGAAGACCAGGATCTGAATTTTGATTCCTGGGTTCAGGGTCTTAAAGATGGCCGCAGTTATGTTGGAGACGGCATGAGTCATATTATTAATTTTAAGGTAAATGATGTGGCCGTCGGCGAACCGGGATCAGCAGGTGAAATCAGTCAGTTGGATTTGGCCGTATCCGGAACTGTTAAAGTCGGATTTGATGTGGCTGCGCTTCTTCAAGCTGAGATAACAGAAGAAACACGGAAATTACAGAATGAACGGCTGGACAATAAACCCTACTGGCACATAGAACGTTGTCGAATAGGTGATACTCGTAAAGTGCCCGTGGAAGTGGTGGTAAACGGAGCTGTCGTTGCTACCAAAGAAATAGTTGCAGACGGTTTGCAACAGCACCTGGAGTTTGATGTCCCTATCGAGCAGTCCAGTTGGATCGCGGTGAGAATCCTGCCAAGCGCACATACGAATCCCGTATTTGTCGAAGTGGGGGGAAACCCCATTCGAGCAAGTAAACGCAGCGCACAGTGGTGTATTGAAGCTGTCGATGTTTGTTGGGAATCCAAGAAAGGACAAATCCGTGAATCAGAACTTGAAGAAGCAAAACTCGCCTACGATCAAGCTAAGGAAATTTATAAAGGAATTTTGGCCGAATCAGAAAGTCTGTGAGTCGAATGGGTTTTGTGCCAGTTTTCTTAAATAATTGAGGATTACCTGAATTATTCCGGAATAAAATTAGTAACCAAAGAATCTTGATTAGCGTTCGGTTTTTTGACTCCCTAGCGGAACTTTTTCAAACAAAACAAATCTTAATCACCATATGAAAAAACGTTTACTCTCTAATGTTATCGCCTTCCTTATCGCTTTTGGCGGAATGAACTTCTCCGTTCTGAACGCTGCCTCTCATGAAGATCATGGGGAGCATACCGAGCTCGGTGAGCAAATGGAAACCATCAGTAAGGCCTTCCGCACTCTACGTCGTCAAGCTGGTGACGCTTCCAAAAATGCGGCTTCTGCTGCCCTCGCTGGAAAAATGCACAAAGCTGCCCTTGCCGGACTCGAGCACGAACCTGCCTGGAAAGCTGACCAGCCAAAAGGTGAGCAAGCTGACTTCGTTAAAGGCTTTAAAAAGGAAATGGAAGTATTCGTCGGATTGCTTGCTGATCTTGAAAAGGCGTTTGTTGCAGGTGATAACGGCAAAGCTGAAGGAATCATCGAGAAACTTCGTGACCAGCAAAAGAAGGGTCACAAGGCTTACAAAGCTCCTGACGAAGAGTAGGGTCTGGGCCAATTGGTCCCATTAAGAATTTCAATGGTCAGTCCTTTCCGGGACTGGCCATTTTTGTCTGCAGACTCAGACTAAATAGTTTGAAGGATGTGCAAATTCCGAGCCAGGGAGAATTGTGGGTGTAATTGCAATATTTTGACTGACTGTTTGTATTGATTGTATCTAATGGACCGAATGAAACATCGTTCTTCAATCATCATCGCCCTCCTTCTATCCAACTTCTTCCTGGGTTTTGCCGCCAGTGCTCATGATACCCGTGTATTTGAGATGCGCACTTATTTTGCCAATGAGGGTAAACTGGATGATCTCCTGGCCCGTTTCCGTGATCATACCTGTGCTCTTTTTGCAAAGCACGGTATAGAAAATATTGGTTACTGGGTACCTAAGGATAATGCTGATAACACATTGGTTTACATTATCGCCTACCCAAGTCGAT
This genomic window contains:
- a CDS encoding DCC1-like thiol-disulfide oxidoreductase family protein, translating into MKRVNEKPILFYDGECGLCHRFVVFVLKHEESAYFQFAPLEGETFRANFSTEEAIEFPDSLILLSESEDLLMLSDAAVYAMKTLSPGWRRVGKVMGVFPKPLRDFGYRFVAAIRKKIFKKPEGVCPLVAPELRERFLP
- a CDS encoding alpha/beta hydrolase; this translates as MKTLLPLIISLVLTGVLSAQDPEVVIYKKVEGRNLALFIFKPEKQSTPSPAIVWYHGGGWREGKAGQFFEHGKTLTGFGIVSISVEYRGYVGDSEHPDISPCIKDAKSAFRWVRAHAKELNIDPDRIAVGGGSAGGHLAAAVATLPGFDSPNDDLGIPLNPSLQLLFNPALDPSKLVGEKASPLQAVKKGIPPAIIFHGMADTTVPITQAYDYQRAMDKVGSQCEIFAYRDQTHGFFNYNNGKNPYYYKTVGDMLVFLDKHGYLTK
- a CDS encoding phosphatase PAP2 family protein, with product MKDILTQLLALDRTIVLSCNRLRNRPLTWLMQIATYSGSAPVWIVLAACLYLLRRTGQSTPISDQFLLSMLPAFVAWGIGNFILRPLLKRPRPFVAIAEHEAIVWVPKNHSMPSTHAATSVGLFCSLWFFGHPITVVVGGWALLVVLSRLYLGVHYPSDLIAGTVLGMLTAGGFHLYLW
- a CDS encoding alpha/beta hydrolase, producing MPILKTLFLSSVFLFFQLTVVSAEESTRIVMGNLTSSTTGASPKLEIYLPVEKGRSDIGVIIFPGGGYRGLAEHEGAGYAHFFQSKGIAAFVVEYRLAPGGHKHPAMLEDALAAIQTVRSRAAEFGVDPIKVGVMGSSAGGHLAAHTVTAYGEYSEKLRPAFGVLCYPVVEMDGVYTHKGSRQNLLGEAPSRELKRSVSPELKVTTKTPPCFIWHTVEDPVVPVENSLIFASALQAHGVPFELHVFPKGRHGLGMKTDYGWEDSLVRWLGKLFE
- a CDS encoding ammonium transporter, with product MMLRFVSKVFSAIFLFSLLPAMAYANAHEASVPVLDSGDTAWMLTATVLVLFMTLPGLALFYGGLVRSQNILSVLMQCFAVACLASVLWVGGLYSLAFSDGNSWIGDFQHLFLKGISVGELNGGTFPETVFIMFQMTFAIITPGLIIGAFVERMKFSAILLFSTLWLIVVYAPVCHWVWSSNGWMFNNGTIDLAGGIVVHATAGVSALVLAKMLGPRKDFPNRLHPPHHPAMVMIGASMLWVGWFGFNAGSQVAANEAAGMTMLVTHISAAVASLTWMGIEWMKTGKPGLVGIVTGVVAGLATITPASGSVGPMGAMCIGFLAGFVCYFACGIVKNKLKIDDSLDVFAVHGVGGIMGTVMVAVFGVAAFGGSSDHQIGAQLVTQIKGVGFTVLWSAIGTAVIVFICRMTTGLRVDEEAEHTGLDQAEHGETSYNFE
- a CDS encoding P-II family nitrogen regulator, which codes for MKLVKTIIKPFKLEDVKEALSEVGVVGMTVTEVKGFGRQKGHTEIYRGSEYTVDFIPKTQIEIVVDDGMVEEVIKAIVKSAKTGKIGDGKIFVIPVEVAVRIRTGETDTDAL
- a CDS encoding CehA/McbA family metallohydrolase, yielding MDIEETPTPRKGTHPILWGALILIIFNVFLFLGKTLYENKKSKENKITSISADTSDFLPVAKVDAQPLISATRRLLEALDYVGAPLGEEDLISIQALVKESDAEMVITGIQAILDRYCVASVHINPESRVMVDTGPVEKKLVQQGWRTFLVKVHNEAGITPQLIAESPNAAPQYRRSTGSNAPSMDISMADVAQRWLDLEMVNGRPLNPRLSGLALEYRIIQLYSRDVGHREATLAFHVGQGTQDIGFRNETAILFNCEQAVEVILGVKDFDGKGTSAAFVIKDEDGRVYPNPARRLAPDFFFHDQVYRADGESVLLPPGKFSVTVSRGPEYIPQDSELIVKDGVERQTANFKLQRWIHMATQSWYSGDHHVHAAGCAHYENPTEGVTAEDMMRHILGEDLNVGCVLTWGPCWYAQKDNFEGQISALSKDDYLMRYDVEVSGFPSSHAGHLCLLRLKEDDYPGTTLVDEWPSWTLPVLKWGKDQGGVVGYSHSGWGLGLPDIGPDGERLATMPYRNPGRGQARQGRATDLLPDYAMPPFDGIGANEYIVAVAHDVCDFISSVDTPPIWELNIWYHTLNCGFRARISGETDFPCIYGDKVGLGRIYVKLDEDQDLNFDSWVQGLKDGRSYVGDGMSHIINFKVNDVAVGEPGSAGEISQLDLAVSGTVKVGFDVAALLQAEITEETRKLQNERLDNKPYWHIERCRIGDTRKVPVEVVVNGAVVATKEIVADGLQQHLEFDVPIEQSSWIAVRILPSAHTNPVFVEVGGNPIRASKRSAQWCIEAVDVCWESKKGQIRESELEEAKLAYDQAKEIYKGILAESESL
- a CDS encoding cytochrome b562, producing MKKRLLSNVIAFLIAFGGMNFSVLNAASHEDHGEHTELGEQMETISKAFRTLRRQAGDASKNAASAALAGKMHKAALAGLEHEPAWKADQPKGEQADFVKGFKKEMEVFVGLLADLEKAFVAGDNGKAEGIIEKLRDQQKKGHKAYKAPDEE